A stretch of Anaeromyxobacter dehalogenans 2CP-1 DNA encodes these proteins:
- a CDS encoding UDP-N-acetylmuramoyl-L-alanyl-D-glutamate--2,6-diaminopimelate ligase: MRLSTVIAGSGARGDLAGDPEITRVTGDSREVIPGAVFFALPGVQHDGHAFAAEAARRGAIAVVAERPVECAPARLLLAPSARRAMALAAASFHGRPAERLRMAAVTGTNGKTTVTYLVEACARAAAVPVGVLGTISFRFPGADRPASHTTPESTAIQAVLAEMVAAGARDAVMEVSSHALAQERVAGIRFQAAGFTNLTRDHLDYHRDMDAYFAAKRRLFTEHLAPGGTAVINARDPWGARLADQLGPGPRVWRYGVRAGDALRALEVRTGLAGTSATFETPAGAIAIRSPLVGQHNLENLLCAAGLALGLGLPPEAVARGLAASHGAPGRLERIDGRGLSVFVDYAHTDDALARMIAALRGLSPRRLICVFGCGGDRDRGKRPLMGAAAAAADLAIVTSDNPRTEDPLAIIADVLPGLDRAGKPSLGAARARAGEDGYLVEPDRRAAIALAVECAREGDAVLVAGKGHEDYQQVGAEKRPFSDRDEARKALGIA, encoded by the coding sequence ATGAGGCTCTCCACCGTCATCGCCGGCAGCGGCGCCCGCGGCGATCTCGCCGGCGATCCCGAGATCACCCGCGTCACCGGCGACTCGCGGGAGGTGATCCCGGGCGCGGTGTTCTTCGCGCTCCCCGGCGTCCAGCACGACGGCCACGCCTTCGCCGCCGAGGCGGCGCGACGGGGCGCCATCGCCGTGGTCGCCGAGCGGCCGGTCGAGTGCGCGCCCGCGCGGCTGCTGCTCGCCCCGTCCGCGCGCAGGGCCATGGCGCTCGCCGCCGCCAGCTTCCACGGCCGGCCGGCCGAGCGCCTCCGCATGGCCGCGGTCACCGGCACGAACGGGAAGACGACCGTCACCTACCTGGTGGAGGCGTGCGCGCGCGCCGCCGCGGTGCCGGTGGGCGTGCTCGGGACGATCTCGTTCCGCTTCCCCGGCGCGGACCGGCCCGCCAGCCACACCACTCCGGAGTCCACCGCCATCCAGGCGGTGCTGGCGGAGATGGTCGCGGCCGGCGCGAGGGACGCGGTGATGGAGGTCTCGTCGCACGCGCTCGCGCAGGAGCGGGTGGCCGGGATCCGCTTCCAGGCGGCCGGCTTCACGAACCTCACGCGCGACCACCTCGACTACCACCGCGACATGGACGCGTACTTCGCGGCGAAGCGCCGGCTGTTCACCGAGCACCTCGCGCCCGGCGGCACCGCGGTGATCAACGCGCGCGATCCCTGGGGCGCGCGCCTGGCCGACCAGCTCGGGCCGGGGCCGCGCGTCTGGCGCTACGGCGTCCGGGCCGGCGACGCGCTGCGCGCGCTCGAGGTGCGGACCGGCCTCGCCGGCACCAGCGCGACGTTCGAGACGCCGGCCGGCGCCATCGCGATCCGCTCCCCGCTCGTCGGCCAGCACAACCTCGAGAACCTGCTCTGCGCCGCGGGCCTCGCGCTCGGCCTGGGCCTGCCGCCGGAGGCGGTCGCCCGCGGCCTCGCCGCCTCGCACGGCGCGCCGGGCCGGCTGGAGCGGATCGACGGCCGCGGCCTGTCGGTCTTCGTGGACTACGCCCACACCGACGACGCGCTGGCGCGCATGATCGCGGCGCTGCGCGGGCTCTCGCCGCGGCGGCTGATCTGCGTGTTCGGCTGCGGCGGCGACCGGGACCGCGGCAAGCGCCCGCTCATGGGCGCGGCGGCCGCGGCCGCGGACCTCGCCATCGTCACCAGCGACAACCCGCGCACCGAGGACCCGCTCGCCATCATCGCCGACGTGCTGCCCGGCCTGGACCGCGCCGGGAAGCCCTCCCTCGGCGCCGCCCGCGCGCGCGCCGGCGAGGACGGCTACCTGGTCGAGCCGGACCGTCGCGCCGCCATCGCGCTCGCGGTGGAGTGCGCGCGCGAGGGCGACGCGGTGCTCGTCGCCGGCAAGGGGCACGAGGACTACCAGCAGGTGGGCGCCGAGAAGCGCCCCTTCTCCGACCGCGACGAGGCGCGCAAGGCGCTCGGGATCGCATGA
- a CDS encoding UDP-N-acetylmuramoyl-tripeptide--D-alanyl-D-alanine ligase — MTTPRSTPQFTPDELAGATRGRWLGAPPSAVAGVSTDTRTLSPGQLFVALKGERFDAHDHLEAAAAAGAAALVVSEAWAAAHPAPPRAALAVADPLAALGAIARHHRCRFGIPVIGVTGSNGKTTTREMIAAILATRGPVLKTEGNLNNEVGVPLTLFGLEDAHATAVIEMGMNHPGEIARLAAIAQPQVGVVTLAAPAHLEGLGTVDAVADAKAELYEGLPAGGIAVVNADDARMLKRGVASGRRMLTFASGRGRRGDVVVLEVVSQSVEGLRFVLGVGNREVPVHIPGLVGAHNARNAAAAACAAIAVGCTDREIAQGLAAVRPVGRRLRLERLPSGVQLVDDCYNANPASMSAALDVLRDLAAAPGARAFAVLGDMLELGAFEAEAHRALGAEAAAAGVAVLAAFGPRARATAEAAGAAGLAETFHTEDLDRLVAFVRERLRPTDVLLVKGSRGMKLERLVEALR; from the coding sequence ATGACCACTCCCCGCTCCACCCCGCAGTTCACGCCCGACGAGCTCGCGGGCGCCACGCGAGGCCGCTGGCTCGGCGCGCCGCCGTCCGCGGTGGCGGGCGTCTCGACCGACACCCGCACGCTCTCCCCCGGGCAGCTCTTCGTGGCGCTGAAGGGCGAGCGCTTCGACGCGCACGATCACCTGGAGGCCGCGGCCGCCGCCGGCGCCGCCGCGCTGGTGGTGTCGGAGGCCTGGGCCGCCGCGCACCCCGCCCCGCCCCGCGCCGCGCTGGCGGTGGCCGACCCGCTCGCCGCCCTCGGCGCCATCGCCCGCCACCACCGCTGCCGCTTCGGCATCCCGGTGATCGGGGTCACCGGCTCGAACGGCAAGACCACCACGCGCGAGATGATCGCGGCGATCCTGGCCACCCGCGGCCCGGTGCTGAAGACCGAGGGCAACCTGAACAACGAGGTGGGCGTCCCGCTCACGCTGTTCGGCCTCGAGGACGCGCACGCGACCGCCGTCATCGAGATGGGGATGAACCACCCCGGGGAGATCGCGCGCCTCGCCGCCATCGCCCAGCCGCAGGTGGGCGTGGTGACGCTGGCGGCCCCCGCCCACCTGGAGGGGCTCGGCACGGTGGACGCGGTGGCCGACGCGAAGGCCGAGCTGTACGAGGGGCTGCCCGCCGGCGGGATCGCGGTGGTGAACGCGGACGACGCGCGCATGCTGAAGCGCGGCGTCGCCTCCGGGCGGCGCATGCTCACCTTCGCCTCCGGCCGCGGCCGCCGCGGCGACGTGGTGGTGCTCGAGGTCGTCTCGCAGTCGGTGGAGGGGCTCCGCTTCGTCCTCGGCGTGGGCAACCGCGAGGTCCCGGTCCACATCCCCGGCCTGGTCGGCGCGCACAACGCCCGCAACGCCGCGGCCGCCGCCTGCGCGGCCATCGCGGTGGGCTGCACCGACCGCGAGATCGCGCAGGGGCTCGCCGCGGTGCGCCCGGTGGGCCGCCGCCTGCGCCTGGAGCGCCTCCCCTCCGGCGTCCAGCTGGTGGACGACTGCTACAACGCGAACCCGGCCTCGATGTCGGCGGCGCTGGACGTCCTGCGCGACCTCGCGGCCGCCCCCGGCGCCCGCGCGTTCGCGGTGCTCGGGGACATGCTCGAGCTGGGCGCGTTCGAGGCGGAGGCGCACCGCGCGCTGGGCGCCGAGGCGGCCGCCGCGGGCGTGGCGGTGCTGGCCGCGTTCGGGCCGCGCGCCCGCGCCACCGCCGAGGCGGCCGGCGCGGCCGGCCTCGCCGAGACCTTCCACACCGAGGACCTGGACCGCCTCGTCGCGTTCGTGCGCGAGCGGCTCCGTCCCACCGACGTCCTGCTCGTGAAGGGGAGCCGCGGCATGAAGCTCGAGCGGCTCGTCGAGGCCCTGCGCTAG
- the mraY gene encoding phospho-N-acetylmuramoyl-pentapeptide-transferase translates to MLYHLLYPLAYKLSLLNVLRYPSFRIVAAGLTAMVLGLLLGPIFIERMRVLQYGSTNVREDTPDTHKKKAGTPSMGGALILASVAIATLLFADLANRFVWAALLVTLGYGAIGFTDDWLKISKKNSKGLAGKKKLVLQVLVVVVVYYACLTDWRFHVEHRFPWVFVGSYVDLHVTLPFVPSRLFNPDLGFLYLPFMVFVVIATSNAVNLTDGLDGLAIGPTVVSAMTFLALSYVAGATIAGFSLAEYLRVPYIPGAEELGVFCSAIFGAGVAFLWYNTYPASVFMGDVGSLALGGGLGMMAVLTKNEFASAILHGVFLTETVSVILQVWSFKTTGKRIFRMAPIHHHYELKGWAEPKIIVRFWIISVMLALVALLSIKLR, encoded by the coding sequence ATGCTCTACCACCTCCTCTACCCGCTGGCCTACAAGCTCAGCCTCCTCAACGTCCTCCGCTACCCGTCGTTCCGCATCGTGGCGGCGGGCCTCACCGCCATGGTGCTGGGCCTGCTGCTCGGGCCGATCTTCATCGAGCGGATGCGGGTGCTGCAGTACGGCTCGACCAACGTCCGCGAGGACACGCCGGACACGCACAAGAAGAAGGCGGGCACGCCGTCGATGGGCGGCGCGCTGATCCTCGCGTCGGTCGCGATCGCCACCCTGCTGTTCGCGGACCTCGCGAACCGCTTCGTGTGGGCGGCGCTGCTCGTGACGCTGGGCTACGGCGCCATCGGCTTCACCGACGACTGGCTCAAGATCTCGAAGAAGAACTCGAAGGGCCTGGCCGGCAAGAAGAAGCTCGTGCTGCAGGTGCTGGTGGTGGTGGTGGTCTACTACGCCTGCCTGACCGACTGGCGCTTCCACGTCGAGCACCGCTTCCCGTGGGTGTTCGTGGGCAGCTACGTGGACCTCCACGTCACCCTGCCGTTCGTGCCCTCCCGGCTCTTCAACCCGGACCTCGGCTTCCTGTACCTGCCGTTCATGGTGTTCGTGGTGATCGCCACCTCGAACGCGGTGAACCTGACCGACGGCCTGGACGGCCTCGCCATCGGCCCGACCGTCGTGTCGGCCATGACGTTCCTGGCGCTGTCCTACGTGGCGGGCGCCACCATCGCCGGGTTCAGCCTGGCCGAGTACCTGCGGGTGCCGTACATCCCCGGCGCGGAGGAGCTGGGCGTGTTCTGCTCGGCCATCTTCGGCGCGGGCGTGGCGTTCCTCTGGTACAACACCTATCCGGCGTCGGTGTTCATGGGCGACGTGGGCTCGCTCGCCCTGGGGGGCGGCCTCGGCATGATGGCGGTGCTCACCAAGAACGAGTTCGCGAGCGCCATCCTGCACGGCGTCTTCCTGACCGAGACGGTGAGCGTCATCCTCCAGGTCTGGTCGTTCAAGACCACCGGCAAGCGCATCTTCCGGATGGCGCCCATCCACCACCACTACGAGCTGAAGGGGTGGGCGGAGCCGAAGATCATCGTCCGCTTCTGGATCATCTCGGTGATGCTGGCGCTGGTTGCGCTGCTCTCCATCAAGCTGAGGTAG
- the murD gene encoding UDP-N-acetylmuramoyl-L-alanine--D-glutamate ligase — MAAPDLKGTRVTVVGLAKSGVAAARLCAREGARVTVTDRRGEAELGGALAALPASVTRHLGGHDPADFTGAELVVASPGVPLANPEIQEARRRGVAVWGEVELAARFLGGLPIVGITGTNGKSTTTALTGALLARDRRTFVGGNLGTPLSELVLSGEPADAAVVELSSFQLEGIERFRARVAAVLNVTPDHLDRYPDVDAYAAAKARLFATQQPDDVAVANARDPRALAMAGASRADLHTFGFGAPTPASARDEGGEPGPEGTAIWFTPRGRAPERYQLRNRALRGRHNRENAMAAVLCARLMGVPGEAVQAGLDAFPGLHHRLELVAEGRGVEWVNDSKATNVDSTFVGLAAFPSGAPRVVLIMGGRGKKAPYAPLRPLFGGRVKALLTIGEDAPAIERELGDLAPTEPCGDLADAVRRAAVLSGPGDVVLLSPACASYDQFANYEERGEAFRRLATEQAR, encoded by the coding sequence GTGGCCGCACCGGACCTGAAGGGCACGAGGGTGACGGTGGTGGGGCTCGCGAAGAGCGGCGTCGCCGCCGCGCGGCTCTGCGCCCGCGAGGGCGCGCGCGTCACCGTCACCGACCGCCGCGGCGAGGCCGAGCTGGGCGGCGCGCTCGCCGCGCTCCCGGCCTCGGTGACCCGCCACCTGGGCGGCCACGACCCCGCCGACTTCACCGGCGCCGAGCTGGTCGTGGCGTCGCCGGGCGTGCCGCTCGCGAACCCGGAGATCCAGGAGGCGCGGCGGCGCGGCGTGGCGGTGTGGGGCGAGGTCGAGCTGGCCGCGCGCTTCCTGGGCGGCCTGCCGATCGTCGGGATCACCGGGACGAACGGCAAGTCGACCACCACCGCGCTCACCGGCGCGCTGCTCGCCCGCGACCGGCGGACGTTCGTGGGCGGCAACCTGGGCACCCCGCTCTCCGAGCTGGTCCTGTCCGGCGAGCCCGCCGACGCCGCGGTGGTCGAGCTGTCCTCCTTCCAGCTGGAGGGGATCGAGCGCTTCCGCGCCCGGGTGGCGGCGGTCCTGAACGTCACCCCCGACCACCTCGACCGCTACCCCGACGTGGACGCGTACGCGGCCGCCAAGGCGCGGCTGTTCGCCACGCAGCAGCCGGACGACGTGGCCGTCGCGAACGCGCGCGACCCGCGGGCGCTCGCCATGGCCGGCGCGTCCCGCGCCGACCTGCACACCTTCGGCTTCGGCGCGCCCACCCCCGCCTCCGCCCGCGACGAGGGCGGCGAGCCCGGGCCCGAGGGCACCGCCATCTGGTTCACGCCGCGCGGGCGCGCGCCCGAGCGCTACCAGCTCCGCAACCGCGCGCTGCGCGGCCGGCACAACCGCGAGAACGCCATGGCCGCCGTGCTCTGCGCGCGCCTCATGGGCGTGCCCGGCGAGGCGGTCCAGGCCGGGCTCGACGCGTTCCCCGGCCTGCACCACCGGCTCGAGCTGGTCGCGGAGGGGCGCGGGGTGGAGTGGGTGAACGACTCCAAGGCCACCAACGTGGACTCCACCTTCGTCGGCCTGGCCGCGTTCCCGTCCGGCGCCCCGCGCGTGGTCCTCATCATGGGCGGCCGCGGCAAGAAGGCGCCCTACGCGCCGCTGCGCCCGCTGTTCGGCGGGCGAGTCAAGGCGCTGCTCACCATCGGGGAGGACGCGCCCGCCATCGAGCGGGAGCTGGGCGACCTCGCGCCCACCGAGCCGTGCGGCGACCTGGCCGACGCGGTCCGCCGGGCGGCGGTCCTCTCGGGGCCGGGCGACGTGGTGCTGCTCTCCCCCGCCTGCGCCAGCTACGATCAGTTCGCGAACTACGAGGAGCGCGGCGAGGCCTTCCGCCGGCTCGCGACGGAGCAGGCGCGATGA
- the ftsW gene encoding putative lipid II flippase FtsW, translating to MRLFRHAREERAPEAPRAGAPGFDPLLISAVLLLVALGLVMVYSASAVEAGRRLGDEFYYLKRQLVAVAIGLAGMAAVLRVGYRRLAALAYPLLAATLAALVLVKLVGRTAGGAQRWIPLGPVNLQPAELAKVALVLYLAHSLSRKQSKMRMFSIGLLPHLLVTLLMVGLCLWQKDLGTGFILFMVLFAMLFAAGARVSYLVAAGLVAAPIAWHFIKSTEYRYQRWLAFMNPEQYKTTFGFQLWESLLGTANGGWLGQGLGQGKGKLYFLPAAHTDFIAAVLAEETGLIGMALLLVLYGVVLWRGTRAALRAPDAFGCYAALGVTALVGTQALVNLAVVFGLAPTKGLTLPFVSYGGSSIMTLLAATGLLLSVSGERGGFLTRAPAAVRVGAPIGGAPRLSAARAEDAS from the coding sequence ATGAGGCTCTTCCGCCACGCCCGGGAGGAACGCGCGCCCGAGGCGCCGCGGGCGGGCGCGCCCGGCTTCGACCCGCTCCTGATCTCGGCGGTGCTGCTGCTCGTGGCGCTCGGCCTGGTGATGGTCTACTCGGCGAGCGCGGTGGAGGCGGGCCGCCGCCTGGGCGACGAGTTCTACTACCTGAAGCGGCAGCTGGTGGCCGTCGCCATCGGCCTGGCCGGCATGGCCGCGGTGCTGCGGGTGGGCTACCGCCGGCTGGCCGCGCTGGCGTACCCGCTGCTCGCGGCCACGCTGGCGGCGCTCGTGCTGGTGAAGCTGGTGGGCCGCACCGCCGGCGGCGCGCAGCGCTGGATCCCGCTCGGCCCGGTGAACCTGCAGCCCGCCGAGCTCGCCAAGGTCGCGCTGGTGCTCTACCTCGCGCACTCGCTCTCGCGGAAGCAGTCCAAGATGCGGATGTTCTCCATCGGCCTGCTGCCGCACCTGCTCGTCACGCTGCTCATGGTGGGCCTGTGCCTGTGGCAGAAGGACCTCGGCACCGGCTTCATCCTGTTCATGGTGCTGTTCGCGATGCTGTTCGCGGCCGGCGCGCGGGTCTCGTACCTGGTGGCGGCGGGGCTGGTGGCCGCGCCCATCGCCTGGCACTTCATCAAGTCCACCGAGTACCGGTACCAGCGGTGGCTCGCGTTCATGAACCCCGAGCAGTACAAGACCACCTTCGGCTTCCAGCTCTGGGAGTCGCTGCTCGGCACCGCGAACGGCGGCTGGCTGGGGCAGGGGCTGGGCCAGGGCAAGGGCAAGCTGTACTTCCTGCCCGCCGCGCACACCGACTTCATCGCCGCGGTGCTGGCGGAGGAGACCGGGCTCATCGGGATGGCGCTCCTGCTCGTGCTCTACGGCGTCGTCCTCTGGCGCGGCACCCGCGCCGCGCTGCGCGCGCCGGACGCGTTCGGCTGCTACGCCGCCCTGGGCGTCACCGCGCTCGTCGGCACGCAGGCGCTCGTCAACCTGGCGGTGGTGTTCGGCCTCGCGCCGACCAAGGGGCTCACCCTGCCCTTCGTATCGTACGGCGGCAGCTCCATCATGACGCTGCTCGCCGCGACCGGCCTGCTGCTGTCGGTGAGCGGCGAGCGCGGCGGCTTCCTGACCCGGGCGCCCGCGGCGGTGCGGGTGGGCGCGCCCATCGGCGGCGCGCCGCGGCTGTCCGCGGCCCGCGCGGAGGACGCGTCATGA
- the murG gene encoding undecaprenyldiphospho-muramoylpentapeptide beta-N-acetylglucosaminyltransferase gives MRMMVAGGGTGGHVFPGIALAEEVVTRHPANDVVFVGTARGLEASVVPAAGFPIELIEVKGLKGKGIAGALLNLLLLPRAFLQSWRILRRWRPDVVVGVGGYASGPVVLTAWAMRIPTAVQEQNAIAGLTNRLLGRVVKAAFTAFPEAARHFAARKVYQLGNPIRRRLMENYMRPESAHGQPRLLVFGGSQGAHALNMRVIEALPHLADLRERIQITHQTGARDREYVEKGYRACGFTPDVREFIDDMSAAYAGCDLVVCRAGATTLAELTVCKKPSILVPFPAAADNHQVKNARSLVDAGAAVMIEERDLTGEVLAREIREILDAPERRERMARAAGRLGSPQAAKEIADVCMELVRRRWGSPFGQAREPGQKPARPPDPAS, from the coding sequence ATGAGGATGATGGTGGCGGGCGGCGGCACCGGCGGCCACGTGTTCCCCGGCATCGCGCTGGCGGAGGAGGTGGTCACGCGCCACCCCGCCAACGACGTGGTCTTCGTGGGCACCGCCCGCGGCCTGGAGGCCTCGGTGGTCCCGGCCGCCGGCTTCCCCATCGAGCTCATCGAGGTGAAGGGGCTGAAGGGGAAGGGCATCGCGGGCGCGCTGCTCAACCTGCTGCTGCTGCCCCGCGCGTTCCTCCAGTCCTGGCGCATCCTGCGGCGCTGGCGGCCGGACGTGGTGGTGGGCGTGGGCGGCTACGCCAGCGGCCCGGTGGTGCTCACCGCCTGGGCCATGCGCATCCCCACCGCGGTGCAGGAGCAGAACGCGATCGCCGGCCTCACCAACCGGCTCCTCGGGCGCGTCGTGAAGGCGGCGTTCACCGCGTTCCCCGAGGCGGCCCGGCACTTCGCGGCCCGCAAGGTCTACCAGCTCGGCAACCCCATCCGCCGGCGGCTGATGGAGAACTACATGCGGCCCGAGTCGGCGCACGGCCAGCCGCGGCTGCTCGTGTTCGGTGGCTCGCAGGGCGCGCACGCGCTCAACATGCGCGTCATCGAGGCGCTGCCGCACCTCGCCGACCTGCGCGAGCGGATCCAGATCACGCACCAGACCGGCGCGCGCGACCGCGAGTACGTCGAGAAGGGCTACCGCGCCTGCGGGTTCACCCCGGACGTGCGCGAGTTCATCGACGACATGAGCGCGGCGTACGCGGGCTGCGACCTGGTGGTGTGCCGGGCCGGCGCGACCACGCTCGCCGAGCTGACCGTCTGCAAGAAGCCGTCGATCCTGGTCCCCTTCCCCGCCGCCGCCGACAACCACCAGGTGAAGAACGCGCGCAGCCTGGTGGACGCAGGGGCCGCGGTGATGATCGAGGAGCGCGACCTCACCGGCGAGGTGCTGGCGCGCGAGATCCGCGAGATCCTGGACGCGCCGGAGCGCCGCGAGCGGATGGCGCGGGCCGCGGGCCGGCTGGGCAGCCCGCAGGCCGCCAAGGAGATCGCGGACGTGTGCATGGAGCTGGTCCGCCGCCGCTGGGGCTCGCCCTTCGGCCAGGCGCGCGAGCCCGGGCAGAAGCCCGCGCGCCCGCCGGATCCCGCGTCGTAG
- the murC gene encoding UDP-N-acetylmuramate--L-alanine ligase, which translates to MSLFRSRQAKIHFVGVGGIGMSGIAEVLLNLGYTVSGSDLRESETTRRLAGLGGRISYGHAAENVLQVDVVVISSAVKRDNPEVLEARRRKIPVIPRAEMLAELMRLKYGVAIAGSHGKTTTTSMAAHLLAHAGLDPTAVVGGKVNAFGSNAKLGKGDYMVVEADESDGSFLRIPPTIAIVTNIDPEHLDHWKTPDALRRGFVDFVNRVPFYGLAILCIDHPTVQSILPDVEKRAVTYGESHQADYRAEAIELSGHAVRFDAFRRDEALGRFEVAMVGRHNALNALAVIALGDEMGIPPLVTREALRSFQGVQRRFTVRGEAAGVTVVDDYGHHPAEVKATLQGAREAFKRRVVCLFQPHRYTRTRDLMAEFATAFNDADVLLLTDIYAAGEEPIPGATAANLADAIRAWGHRDVTLVPRAELARAARERVRPGDLVLTLGAGDVTAAGPELLALLER; encoded by the coding sequence ATGAGCCTCTTCCGTTCCAGGCAGGCCAAGATCCACTTCGTGGGCGTGGGCGGCATCGGCATGAGCGGCATCGCCGAGGTGCTGCTCAACCTCGGCTACACCGTCTCGGGCTCCGACCTGCGCGAGTCCGAGACCACCCGGCGGCTGGCCGGGCTGGGCGGGCGCATCTCCTACGGCCACGCCGCCGAGAACGTGCTGCAGGTGGACGTGGTCGTGATCTCGTCCGCGGTGAAGCGCGACAACCCGGAGGTGCTGGAGGCGCGGCGCCGCAAGATCCCGGTCATCCCGCGCGCCGAGATGCTGGCCGAGCTGATGCGCCTCAAGTACGGCGTCGCCATCGCCGGCTCGCACGGGAAGACCACCACCACCTCGATGGCGGCGCACCTGCTCGCGCACGCCGGCCTCGACCCCACCGCGGTGGTGGGCGGCAAGGTGAACGCGTTCGGCTCGAACGCCAAGCTGGGCAAGGGCGACTACATGGTGGTGGAGGCGGACGAGTCCGACGGCTCGTTCCTGCGCATCCCGCCCACCATCGCCATCGTCACGAACATCGACCCGGAGCACCTCGATCACTGGAAGACCCCGGACGCGCTGCGCCGCGGCTTCGTGGACTTCGTGAACCGGGTGCCGTTCTACGGGCTCGCCATCCTCTGCATCGACCACCCCACCGTGCAGTCGATCCTGCCCGACGTGGAGAAGCGGGCCGTCACCTACGGCGAGAGCCACCAGGCCGACTACCGGGCCGAGGCCATCGAGCTGTCCGGCCACGCGGTCCGCTTCGACGCGTTCCGGCGCGACGAGGCGCTGGGGCGCTTCGAGGTGGCCATGGTGGGCCGCCACAACGCGCTCAACGCGCTCGCGGTGATCGCGCTCGGCGACGAGATGGGCATCCCGCCGCTCGTGACGCGCGAGGCGCTCCGCAGCTTCCAGGGCGTGCAGCGGCGCTTCACGGTCCGCGGCGAGGCGGCGGGCGTGACGGTGGTGGACGACTACGGCCACCACCCGGCCGAGGTGAAGGCCACGCTGCAGGGCGCCCGCGAGGCGTTCAAGCGGCGCGTGGTGTGCCTGTTCCAGCCGCACCGCTACACCCGCACCCGCGACCTCATGGCCGAGTTCGCCACCGCGTTCAACGACGCGGACGTGCTGCTGCTCACCGACATCTACGCCGCCGGCGAGGAGCCCATCCCCGGCGCCACCGCCGCGAACCTCGCCGACGCGATCCGCGCCTGGGGCCACCGCGACGTGACGCTCGTCCCGCGCGCCGAGCTGGCCCGCGCCGCCAGGGAGCGGGTCCGCCCGGGCGACCTGGTCCTCACGCTCGGCGCCGGCGACGTGACCGCCGCCGGCCCGGAGCTGCTGGCGCTGCTCGAGCGATGA
- the murB gene encoding UDP-N-acetylmuramate dehydrogenase: MTWRDEIARRVRGEHLRDAPLAPRTAVRVGGPADLLCRPADGDALSALLRAVRELGVPLSVLGGGANTLVADAGVRGVVLRLPQEFPGESTDGDTLVLSAGAPISRLPARAHAHGLVGMEFLGGIPGTLGGAAAMNAGTRLGEMKDVVTRLELATPDGTGFVPASALGYAYRTCRLPPGAVIARVEVRLHPGDVAASEALMREDRERRRATQPLYRPTFGSTFTNPPGEYAGRLVEAVGLKGHRVGNAIWSPVHANFVTNLGGATARDVLALVRLARARVQERFGIALETEVRLLGEFLEEDLEGLDGHAAAGGGPGAASGGVRPPEAT; the protein is encoded by the coding sequence ATGACCTGGCGCGACGAGATCGCCCGCCGCGTCCGCGGCGAGCACCTGCGCGACGCGCCGCTCGCGCCGCGCACCGCGGTGCGGGTGGGCGGTCCGGCCGACCTGCTCTGCCGCCCCGCCGACGGCGACGCGCTCTCGGCGCTGCTCCGCGCGGTGCGCGAGCTGGGGGTGCCGCTCTCGGTGCTGGGCGGCGGCGCGAACACGCTGGTCGCGGACGCCGGCGTGCGCGGGGTGGTGCTGCGGCTGCCGCAGGAGTTCCCGGGCGAGTCCACCGACGGTGACACGCTGGTCCTCTCCGCCGGCGCGCCCATCTCGCGGCTGCCGGCGCGGGCGCACGCGCACGGCCTCGTCGGCATGGAGTTCCTGGGCGGGATCCCGGGGACGCTGGGCGGCGCGGCCGCCATGAACGCCGGCACGCGCCTGGGCGAGATGAAGGACGTCGTCACCCGGCTCGAGCTCGCCACCCCCGACGGCACCGGCTTCGTGCCGGCCTCGGCGCTGGGCTACGCCTACCGGACCTGCCGGCTCCCGCCCGGCGCGGTCATCGCCCGCGTCGAGGTGCGGCTCCACCCCGGCGACGTGGCCGCGAGCGAGGCGCTCATGCGCGAGGACCGCGAGCGCCGCCGCGCCACCCAGCCGCTCTACCGGCCCACCTTCGGCTCCACCTTCACGAACCCGCCGGGCGAGTACGCCGGGCGCCTGGTGGAGGCGGTCGGGCTGAAGGGGCACCGCGTCGGCAACGCGATCTGGTCGCCGGTGCACGCGAACTTCGTGACGAACCTGGGCGGCGCCACCGCCCGCGACGTGCTCGCGCTCGTGCGGCTGGCGCGGGCCCGGGTGCAGGAGCGGTTCGGGATCGCGCTCGAGACCGAGGTCCGGCTCCTGGGCGAGTTCCTCGAAGAGGATCTGGAAGGGCTGGACGGGCACGCCGCCGCGGGCGGCGGCCCCGGCGCGGCGAGCGGGGGCGTGCGCCCCCCGGAGGCGACATGA